One Drechmeria coniospora strain ARSEF 6962 chromosome 01, whole genome shotgun sequence genomic region harbors:
- a CDS encoding hypothetical protein (related to transcriptional regulator protein SPT6) — protein MSNSMRDLISGEAELDDEEDDDSFDEETGEGGRKAKSTHFEDSSEEEEDDDDEEEARKIREGFIVDEDEDEDRGDSDEEDRPVVKRKREPRDREQEERLDEDDLELIGEQFGERPKPQTQSKFKRLKRGHRGDDEPEREHRGLEEIFSDEDEDAGDQHPYSRANFRTQADEFDDFIEEDFPEDEDERMRQLEDAEVARPRDRGVGAIVDTSGLGKDALDDMEAIFGNGEDYAWALQLEDEEEDREREEQAIELKDVFEPSQLKEKLLTDEDNEIRFTDEPERFQLDRKPFKNLQLSAEQFKEEARWITNLLWPKKGLAQELQAPFAKAVGKVLEFFIVDEVEVPYVFQHRKDYLLHSKKIRRSTRDDPDAPDYTIQSDKLLNQDDLWKILELDIKFRSFVEKRASLERTFENLKTLDVEDAMVEEMIPEATTMEELQDLQDYLQFQYGSKLKDLAALSGNVSQMKRPGSKSSLLDRVRNGKSLYFVKAYGISSDQLAKNALRLGKKVSPEDDDQYPMDLADSLIDDHFNTGTQVMHAARQMYAEDLFASPRMRKFFRSSFYQAAEISCRRTDKGLRKIDDSHPYYEIKYVQNQAIADLVHQPELFLKMMRAEEEGLVEIKVEMPPRYDFRRQLYQEFESENKSDRAEQWREERKKVIDLCYPKLEKIIVKNVKEVIRSFCQDEVLRMCRQEFYRKLDQAPYKPKGMVLGTAPRVLTLSNGMGDPAREPTCWAWVDEDGRVLEQGKFGNLARDEAQRDEFVELVQRRRPDVVGVSGWCAESNRLVRDLESLISDKGLMGPEFDDAETNDYRTEPLEVVIVDDEVARLYKDSPRALAEHPSLNPVTRYCVALARYMQNPMKEYAALGKDMSSLSFHPCQHMLPQEKLIKYLESAMVDTVNMVGVNINEAMGDAYTANLLPYVAGLGPRKATSVIKAINTNGGSVGTRDELVGDPDTGKVPVVGPRVWNNCASFLYIEFEATNPSSDPLDNTRVHPEDYELGRKMAADALELDEEDVKAETDENGPGAIVRKLFRQEEQERVNELVLDEYADQLLKNFNQRKRATLEAISAELQAPYEELRRSFAPLSQADVFTQFTGETKSTLCEGMIVPVSVRLVRDDFAIVKLDCGIEGRVEAHEVTSRPSVKDVLSAGQTVQGKILEVNYQDFMAKLSMREDSLRTAYKPPVRHGRDGWDYELEAKDKEELREKDKTTGRTQRVVKHPNFKPYNSVQAEEYLGSQPSGEVIVRPSSKGNDHLAITWKVADNVYQHIDVLEMQKDNEFSVGKLLRVGGKYTYSDLDELIVDHVKAMARKVEELMRHDKFQNRSRAETGEPDGAGHRAAGASHPAGVRAQGVPVPGHARAVQRLQAAVPERVFQDGHEVTARSMGSAGATECPGTDEMPLTAEMSPTAEKRPTLCTQASCWRRGAGRAARNGRPARPGRHAGEAEADLGDVGGWHRRGRDHVGRLGRHAMRMGHDDGGPRRGQVMQSKHEHGAGTEMAAAAWQRGRAAGAAPRDVLRQNGYEAAAISALLQRAGGKATNGSLSDSALSAMANTCK, from the exons ATGAGCAACTCGATGCGCGATCTGATctccggcgaggccgagctggatgatgaggaggatgacgactcGTTTGACGAAGAAACTGGCGAGGGGGGAAGAAAGGCCAAGTCGACGCACTTTGAAGACTCtagcgaggaggaggaagatgacgacgatgaggaggaggcccgaaAG ATCCGTGAAggcttcatcgtcgacgaagacgaggacgaagacaGAGGagactcggacgaggaagatCGACCGGTCGTCAAGCGGAAACGAGAACCCCGCGATCGTGAACAGGAAGAACggctcgacgaagacgacttGGAGCTCATCGGCGAGCAGTTTGGGGAACGGCCAAAGCCACAGACCCAG TCCAAGTTCAAACGGCTGAAGCGTGGCCACCGCGGTGACGACGAACCCGAAAGGGAGCATCGAGGCCTCGAGGAGATCTTCtcggacgaagacgaagacgcGGGGGACCAGCACCCGTACAGCAGAGCCAACTTTCGAACGCAGGCCGACGAATTCGACGACTTCATCGAGGAAGACTTCcccgaggatgaggatgaacGAATGCGCCAGCTCGAAGATGCCGAGGTCGCGAGGCCCCGAGACCGCGGCGTCggagccatcgtcgacacCAGTGGTCTGGGCAAGGATGCGCTCGATGACATGGAAGCCATTttcggcaacggcgaggatTACGCCTGGGCCCTGCAGCTGGAGGATGAAGAGGAGGACCGAGAGAGGGAAGAGCAGGCCATCGAGCTCAAGGACGTCTTTGAGCCGTCGCAGCTGAAGGAGAAGCTCCtcaccgacgaggacaacgaAATCCGCTTCACCGACGAGCCCGAGCGATTCCAGCTGGACCGCAAGCCCTTCAAGAACCTGCAGCTCTCGGCCGAGCAGTTCAAGGAAGAGGCCCGGTGGATCACGAACCTGCTCTGGCCCAAGAAGGGGTTGGCCCAGGAGCTCCAGGCACCGTTCGCGAAAGCGGTCGGCAAGGTGCTCGAGttcttcatcgtcgacgaggtcgaggtgccCTACGTCTTCCAGCACCGCAAGGACTATCTCCTCCACTCCAAGAAGATCCGACGATCGACGCGCGACGACCCCGACGCGCCAGACTACACCATACAGTCGGACAAGCTGCTGAACCAGGACGACCTGTGGAAaatcctcgagctcgacatcAAATTCCGCTCCTTTGTGGAGAAGAGAGCGTCGCTCGAGAGGACGTTTGAGAACCTCAAgacgctcgacgtcgaggacgccaTGGTGGAGGAGATGATCCCCGAGGCGACGACCATGGAGGAGCTCCAGGACCTGCAGGATTACCTGCAGTTCCAGTACGGCTCGAAGCTGAAGGACCTGGCCGCCCTGTCCGGCAACGTCTCGCAGATGAAGCGGCCGGGCTCCAAAtcctccctcctcgaccgcgtGCGCAACGGCAAGTCGCTCTACTTTGTCAAGGCGTACGGCATCTCGTCGGACCAGCTCGCCAAGAATGCCTTGCGTCTGGGGAAGAAGGTGTcgcccgaggacgacgatcaGTACCCGATGGACCTGGCCGACAGCCTCATCGACGACCACTTCAACACCGGCACCCAGGTGATGCACGCGGCTCGGCAGATGTACGCCGAGGATCTGTTTGCGAGCCCCCGCATGCGCAAGTTCTTCCGCAGCTCGTTCTACCAGGCGGCCGAAATCAGCTGCCGGCGGACGGACAAGGGGCTGCGCAAGATCGACGACTCCCACCCGTACTACGAGATCAAGTACGTGCAGAACCAGgccatcgccgacctcgtccaccAGCCGGAGCTGTTCCTGAAGATGATgcgggccgaggaggagggcctCGTGGAGATCAAGGTGGAGATGCCTCCGCGCTACGACTTCCGCCGACAGCTATACCAGGAGTTCGAGTCGGAGAACAAGAGCGACCGCGCGGAGCAGTGGCGCGAGGAGCGCAAAAAGGTCATCGACCTGTGCTACCCCAAGCTCGAGAAGATCATCGTCAAGAACGTCAAGGAGGTGATCCGATCGTTCTGCCAGGACGAGGTGCTGAGGATGTGCCGGCAAGAATTTTATCGGAAGCTCGACCAGGCGCCGTACAAGCCGAAGGGTATGGTCCTGGGCACGGCGCCCCGCGTCCTCACGCTCTCGAACGGCATGGGAGACCCGGCGCGGGAGCCGACCTGCTGGGCCTgggtggacgaggacggccgcGTGCTCGAGCAGGGCAAGTTTGGGAACCTCGCCCGGGACGAGGCGCAGCGCGACGAgttcgtcgagctcgtccagcggcgccggcccgacgtcgtcggcgtcagcgGCTGGTGCGCCGAGTCGAACAGGCTCGTCCGAGACCTCGAGAGCCTCATCAGCGACAAGGGACTCATGGGTCCCGAGTttgacgacgccgagacgaACGACTACCGCACGGAGCCGTTGGAGGtggtcatcgtcgacgacgaggtggcgcGCCTCTACAAGGACAGCCCGCGCGCGCTCGCCGAGCACCCGTCGCTCAACCCCGTCACCCGCTACTGCGTGGCGCTGGCGCGGTACATGCAGAACCCGATGAAGGAGTACGCGGCGCTGGGCAAGGACATGTCGTCGCTCTCCTTCCACCCGTGCCAGCACATGCTGCCGCAGGAGAAGCTCATCAAGTACCTCGAgtcggccatggtcgacACGGTCAACATGGTGGGCGTCAACATCAACGAGGCCATGGGCGACGCGTACACGGCCAACCTGCTGCCGTAcgtggccggcctcggcccgcGCAAGGCGACGAGCGTCATCAAGGCCATCAACACCAACGGCGGCTCCGTCGGCACCCgggacgagctcgtcggcgacccgGACACGGGAAAGGTGCCGGTGGTGGGGCCGCGCGTGTGGAACAACTGCGCGAGCTTCCTGTACATCGAGTTCGAGGCGACGAACCCGTCGTCGGACCCGCTCGACAACACGCGCGTGCACCCGGAGGACTACGAGCTCGGACGCaagatggcggccgacgcgctcgagctcgacgaggaggacgtcaaggccgagacggacgagaaCGGGCCGGGGGCCATCGTCCGGAAGCTCTTCCggcaggaggagcaggagcgggTCAACGAGCTCGTGCTGGACGAGTACGCCGACCAGCTGCTCAAGAACTTTAACCAGCGCAAGCGggcgacgctcgaggccatcaGCGCCGAGCTGCAGGCGCCCTACGAGGAGCTGCGACGAAGCTTCGCGCCGCTGAGCCAGGCGGACGTCTTCACCCAGTTCACGGGCGAGACCAAGTCGACGCTCTGCGAGGGCATGATCGTGCCCGTCAGCGTCCGGCTCGTCCGCGACGACTTTGCCATCGTCAAGCTCGACTGCGGCATCGAGGGCAGGGTCGAGGCGCACGAGGTgacgagccggccgtcggtcaAGGACGTGCTGAGCGCCGGCCAGACGGTGCAGGGCAAGATCCTCGAGGTCAACTACCAGGACTTCATGGCCAAGCTGTCGATGCGGGAGGACTCGCTGCGGACGGCGTACAAGCCGCCGGTGCGccacggccgcgacggctgggactacgagctcgaggccaaggacaaggaggagctGCGGGAGAAGGACAAGACGACGGGGCGGACGCAGCGCGTGGTGAAGCACCCCAACTTTAAGCCCTACAACTCGGTGCAGGCGGAGGAGTACCTCGGGTCGCAGCCGTCGGGCGAGGTCATCGtgcggccgtcgtccaagGGCAACGACCACCTCGCCATCACGTGGAAGGTGGCGGACAACGTCTACCAGCACATTGACGTGCTCGAGATGCAAAAGGACAACGAGTTCTCCGTCGGCAAGCTGCTGCGGGTGGGcggcaagtacacgtacagcgacctcgacgagctcatcgTCGACCACGTCAAGGCGATGGCCCGcaaggtcgaggagctgaTGCGGCACGACAAGTTCCAGAACAGGTCACGGGCCGAGACAG GCGAGCCGGACGGCGCGGGTCATCGGGCTGCCGGTGCGAGCCATCCCGCAGGGGTTCGAGCTCAAGGGGTACCAGTACCCGGACATGCGCGCGCTGTGCAACGGCTTCAAGCTGCGGTACCAGAACGAGTTTTCCAAGATGGGCACGAGGTGACGGCGCGGTCGATGGGCAGCGCCGGAGCCACCGAATGCCCAGGTACTGACGAGATGCCTCTCACGGCCGAGATGTCTCCCACGGCCGAGAAGCGTCCTACTCTTTGCACGCAAGCTTCGTGCTGGCGGAGAGGCGCGGGACGTGCGGCACGAAACGGACGACCTGCACGGCCGGGGCGGcatgccggcgaggccgaagcgGACTTGGGTGACGTCGGCGgatggcatcggcgaggtcggGACCACGTCGGTCGCCTTGGCCGACACGCCATGCGGATGggccatgatgacggcgGGCCGAGGCGAGGTCAGGTG ATGCAGagcaagcacgagcacggcgcAGGGACAGAgatggcagcagcagcatggcAGCGTGGACGAGCAGCCGGGGCCGCG CCTCGTGACGTCTTGCGCCAGAATGGATACGAAGCTGCAGCGATATCGGCCCTGTTGCAACGGGCGGGAGGAAAGGCGACGAACGGCTCTCTCTCCGACTCTGCTCTCTCGGCGATGGCCAACACGTGCAAGTAG
- a CDS encoding HAD-like domain protein — protein MPRRFAPLRDGVVSKNGDGPKLRGIVFDMDGTLCEPQTYMFAEMRAALGIPKSIDILQHIESLPEPQQAAATESIRAIERRAMAAQVPQPGLDRLMTYLDARAVPKAICTRNFDVPVQNLLTKFLAGSVFHPVVTREFRPPKPHPAGILHIADSWGLRDQAGGVDASCLIMVGDSLDDMTAGRKAGAATVLLANHVNRDLADHADTDLVVESLDELVAILDDGFEGRPLTAE, from the exons ATGCCTAGACGTTTCGCTCCTCTGAGAGATGGTGTCGTGAGCAAGAACGGTGACGGTCCAAAGTTGCGGGGCATCGTCTTTGACATGGACGGAACGCTATG CGAACCTCAGACCTACATGTTTGCCGAAATGCgtgccgccctcggcatccCCAAATCCATCGACATCCTCCAGCACATAGAGTCGCTCCCCGAGCCgcagcaggccgccgccaccgagtCCATCCGAGCCATCGAACGGCGTGCCATGGCCGCCCAGGTGCCCCAACCAGGCCTTGACCGCCTCATGACctacctcgacgcccgcgcCGTGCCCAAGGCCATCTGCACCCGCAACTTTGACGTGCCCGTCCAGAACCTCTTGACGAAAttcctcgccggctccgtcTTTCACCCCGTCGTCACCCGCGAGTTTCGTCCTCCCAAGCCCCACCCGGCCGGTATCTTGCACATCGCCGACAGCTGGGGCCTGCGCGACCAGGCAGGCGGTGTCGATGCGAGCTGCCTGATCATGGTCGGCGATTCCCTCGACGACATGACGGCCGGGAGGAAAGCtggcgcggcgacggtgctgcTGGCGAACCACGTCAACAGGGACTTGGCCGACCATGCCGACACCGATCTAGTCGTCGAaagcctcgacgagctggtcgCCATCctggacgacggcttcgagggGAGGCCGCTGACGGCGGAATGA
- a CDS encoding cAMP-dependent protein kinase regulatory subunit: MSGAFTSPFGVNANPFGGDRPSNTMHSVVEEDENSSNGAPQFSGAFGANAAADASWSTRNAPTPESYPAQYNFARRTSVSAESLKPSADTYDNWSPPFHEKTREQMERLKHAIEGNFLFNHLDEDQSAQILGALVEKPIPVISQGDAGDFFYVVEKGSFDVHVNPSGTIQPGAGGLGEKVGNIQAGGSFGELALMYNAPRAATVISVEAGCTLWALDRLTFRRILMESTFARRRMYEGFLEEVPLLASLTPYERSKIADALETQKFAPGTIIIKEGDPGHSFFLLESGQADAFKGDPSNKVLHYEKGDFFGELALLNDAPRAASVVASSDVKVATLGKNAFQRLLGPVEGILRRTRYQGVATGVEEMDPLHRE; this comes from the exons atgTCAGGCGCCTTCACGAGCCCGTTCGGGGTCAACGCCAACCCGTTTGGCGGTGATCGACCGTCGAACACGATGCacagcgtcgtcgaggaggacgaaaATTCGTCCAACGGCGCGCCCCAATTCTCGGGCGCCTTCGGAGCtaacgccgccgccgacgcctcgtGGTCGACAAGGAacgcgccgacgccggagaGCTACCCGGCTCAGTACAACTTTGCCCGTCGCACCTCGGTCTCGGCCGAGTCGCTCAAGCCCAGCGCCGACACGTACGACAACTGGTCGCCGCCCTTCCACGAGAAGACGCGCGAGCAGATGGAGCGGCTGAAGCACGCCATCGAGGGTAACTTCCTCTTCAaccacctcgacgaggaccagAGCGCGCAgatcctcggcgccctcgtcgagaagcCGATCCCG GTGATAAGCCagggcgatgccggcgactTCTTCtacgtcgtcgagaagggcTCCTTCGACGTGCACGTCAACCCCAGCGGCACCATCCAGCCCggggccggcggcctcggcgaaaAGGTCGGAAACATCCAGGCCGGCGGTTCCTTTGGCGAGCTCGCCCTCATGTACAACGCGCCCCgtgccgccaccgtcatctcggtcgaggccggctgCACCCTCTGGGCCCTCGACCGCCTCACCTTCCGCCGCATCCTCATGGAGTCGACGTTTGCCCGGAGGCGAATGTACGAGGGGTTCCTCGAGGAGGTGCCCCTGCTCGCCTCCCTGACGCCCTACGAGCGTTCCAAGATTGCCGACGCGCTCGAGACGCAGAAGTTTGCCCCcggcaccatcatcatcaaggAGGGCGACCCGGGCCACTCCTTCTTCCTGCTCGAGAGCGGCCAGGCGGACGCTTTCAAGGGCGACCCGAGCAACAAGGTGCTGCACTATGAGAAGGGTGACTTCTTCGGAGAGCTCGCCCTGCTCAACGACGCACCCAGAGCCGCtagcgtcgtcgcctcgtcggacGTCAAGGTGGCGACGCTCGGCAAGAATGCCTTTCAGAGGCTGCTGGGCCCCGTCGAGGGCATCCTGCGCCGGACCAGGTACCAGGGCGTCGCtacgggcgtcgaggagatggATCCCTTGCATAGAGAGTGA
- a CDS encoding MAP kinase kinase EMK1: MADPFAPRSMKRKNVKGLALTPAAPRPPPTAETNRAGNDHDHDEAEKDGQLEIGIEYKLNLRIEDLEILKELGSGNGGTVSKVKHLTTGTVMARKVIHVEAKKEMRKRIVRELQIMHGCHSDYIVNFYGAFLNSNNDVIMCMEYMDVGSLDRVSRVFGPVRVDVLGKIAEATLGGLTYLYTKHHIMHRDIKPSNILVNSRGSIKLCDFGVSGELINSIADTFVGTSTYMAPERIQGEKYTVKSDVWSFGLSIMELAIGKFPFAASEQFSDEECAPAGILDLLQQIVHEPAPQLPKSDAFPVILDDMIQKCLFKEPEERPTPQELLPSSSALFQCPLPMPSSTRAPALERATDMMPNQDRDPFVQAAKRTPVDLREWAVGLMERDNRKSHLAPQLSPATQDLLRSSDSPTFFSQSEDRTIQTPTSGEIPIVGAGIISPQDYQSHRSRSPSRNGYGTSRTPVSAHAGLAPRAATTNSAPPTSLHDATTPVAAAPSTFSLPVRSGPPGGPLPPPPPKKEMADDPRRENRRQAQFGLPPNAGYSR, from the exons ATGGCCGACCCCTTTGCTCCGCGCTCGATGAAGCGCAAAAACGTCAAAGGACTCGCCCTGACACCTGCCGCTCCGCGGcccccgccgacggcggagacgaaCCGAGCCGGGAACGATCACGAtcacgacgaggccgaaaAGGATGGCCAGCTGGAGATTGGAATCGAGTACAAGTTGAACCTGAGGATAGAGGATCTCGAGATCCTCAAGGAGCTCGGTTCCGGCAATGGAGGCACCGTGAGCAAGGTCAAGCACCTCACGACCGGCACCGTCATGGCTCGCAAG GTGATCCACGTCGAAGCCAAAAAGGAGATGCGCAAGCGAATCGTTCGAGAACTACAAATCATGCACGGCTGCCACTCCGACTACATCGTCAACTTTTACGGCGCCTTCCTCAACAGCAACAACGACGTCATCATGTGCATGGAGTACATGGATGTGGG GTCCCTGGACCGAGTGTCGAGAGTCTTTGGCCCCGTCCGCGTGGACGTGCTGGGCAAGAtcgccgaggcgacgctCGGAGGCCtcacgtacctgtacacgAAGCATCACATCATGCACAGGGACATCAAGCCATCCAACATCTTGGTCAACTCGCGGGGATCCATCAAACTCTGCGACTTTGGCGTCTCCGGCGAGCTGATCAACTCCATCGCCGACACCTTTGTGGGCACGTCCACCTACATGGCCCCCGAGCGAATCCAGGGCGAAAAGTACACGGTCAAGTCGGACGTGTGGAGTTTTGGGCTGAGCATCATGGAGCTTGCCATCGGCAAGTTTCCCTTTGCCGCGAGCGAGCAGTTTTCGGATGAGGAGTGTGCGCCCGCCGGCATCCTGGACCTCTTGCAGCAGATTGTTCACGAGCCCGCGCCGCAGCTGCCCAAGAGCGATGCCTTCCCCGTCATCCTGGATGACATGATTCAAAAGTGTCTTTTCAAGGAGCCCGAGgagcggccgacgccgcaggAACTTCTT CCCTCTTCCTCAGCCCTCTTCCAATGCCCTCTTCCAATGCCCTCTTCCACCCGCGCCCCTGCCCTTGAACGCGCCACTGACATGATGCCCAACCAGGACCGAGATCCCTTCGTCCAAGCGGCCAAGAGGACGCCGGTCGACCTCCGAGAATGGGCCGTGGGACTCATGGAGCGAGACAACCGCAAGTCTCATCTGGCCCCCCAGCTGTCGCCGGCAACGCAGGATCTGCTGCGATCGAGCGACTCACCCACCTTTTTTTCCCAGTCCGAGGACCGCACCATCCAaacgccgacgtcggggGAGATTCCCATCGTCGGTGCCGGGATCATCTCGCCACAGGACTACCAGTCACACCGAAGTCGGTCGCCAAGCCGAAACGGTTACGGAACCAGCCGGACGCCCGTGAGCGCGCATGCCGGCTTGGCGCCtagggcggcgacgaccaactcggcaccgccgacgtcgctcCACGACGCGACGACTCCCGTGGCCGCGGCCCCCTCCACATTCAGCCTGCCTGTCCGGTCCGGTCCCCCCGGCGGGCCTTtaccgcctccgccgccgaagaaggaAATGGCTGACGACCCCCGAAGGGAAAATCGACGGCAAGCGCAGTTTGGTCTGCCTCCGAACGCGGGCTACAGTCGATAG
- a CDS encoding STF2-like protein, with the protein MATWADVMSFAPSRIVTRLTRSHKANDRDHKGLADGSAAPSEHLPRFFAKHGYADVDPKKVKKDGGGKGNWGSFGEEVMDEEFRFTNARRRSNSSSVSHSMGDFKTKFDVNEHDPVFEESVHGPVSEEGDDLSKTDSSESGISS; encoded by the exons ATGGCGACATGGGCAGACGTCATGTCGTTTGCCCCGTCACGCATCGTGACCCGTC TGACTCGCTCCCACAAGGCCAACGACCGTGACCACAAGGgtctcgccgacggctccgcCGCGCCCTCGGAACACCTCCCACGCTTCTTCGCGAAGCACGGctacgccgacgtcgaccccAAAAAGGTCAAGaaggatggcggcggcaagggaaACTG GGGGAGCTTTGGCGAGGAGGTGATGGATGAGGAGTTCCGCTTCACCAAcgcgcgccgccgctccaacagcagcagcgtcTCCCACTCCATGGGAGACTTCAAGACCAAGTTTGACGTCAACGAGCACGACCCCGTCTTCGAGGAGTCGGTCCACGGCCCCGTCAGCGAAGAGGGCGACGACCTGTCCAAGACGGACTCGTCGGAGAGCGGCATCTCGTCTTAG